A genomic window from Vigna radiata var. radiata cultivar VC1973A chromosome 2, Vradiata_ver6, whole genome shotgun sequence includes:
- the LOC106754751 gene encoding uncharacterized protein LOC106754751, with translation MAALKLLLSQARRHSLANRAYLSHSPFSLTSHRSLCSSSDSNSNPPARPSQPIVIQPVSYPVKPKSPPLEPSPESSPPPAEPQSLRPPSESQRALTREDIRYVKDAPSFGVVSYAPRVAPLPDDKVADEGAEIERKKIEAENELRMRMAKAKEEERMMVPFPLLIKPKKNEKPPPLDLAEAIRQVKANAKAKFDETVEAHVRLGVDSKRTELAVRGTVILPHGAPKAVSVAVFAEGAEAEEAKAAGADIVGGKELIEEIASGKNKLKVDKCFSSPGMAPHLGKIAQYLRKRRLMPDKKLGTLTSDIAGQLKELRQGRVEFKMESKSILHVGLGKVSYKEDALRENISAFMNAVLLAKPAGLKKTSKYAGYVLSVHICSTMGPGFPVSIQSLSKAADNYKKTHVV, from the exons ATGGCGGCACTCAAGCTTCTCCTCTCCCAAGCTCGCCGCCATTCCCTCGCCAATCGCGCTTATTTATCACactctcctttctctctcaccTCTCACCGATCTCTCTGCTCTTCCTCCGATTCTAACTCAAACCCTCCCGCCAGACCCTCCCAACCCATCGTCATCCAACCAGTTTCCTACCCTGTCAAGCCCAAATCCCCGCCGCTAGAACCCTCACCGGAATCCTCACCACCACCTGCCGAACCGCAATCCCTCCGCCCGCCGTCGGAGTCGCAGCGCGCATTGACGCGCGAGGACATCCGATACGTGAAAGACGCCCCGTCTTTTGGAGTGGTGTCGTACGCCCCGCGCGTGGCGCCTCTCCCCGATGACAAGGTGGCGGACGAGGGGGCGGAGATTGAAAGGAAAAAGATCGAGGCTGAGAATGAGCTGAGGATGAGAATGGCGAAGGCCAAAGAAGAGGAGCGGATGATGGTGCCGTTTCCGCTTCTGATTAAGCCCAAAAAGAACGAGAAGCCACCTCCGCTTGATTTGGCAGAAGCCATTCGCCAAGTTAAG GCCAATGCCAAGGCAAAGTTTGATGAAACTGTTGAAGCACATGTAAGATTGGGTGTTGATTCGAAGCGAACAGAACTG GCAGTTCGTGGTACTGTGATTCTGCCTCATGGTGCTCCCAAG GCCGTCAGTGTGGCTGTTTTTGCAGAAGGGGCTGAGGCAGAGGAAGCTAAAGCTGCAGGAGCTGATATAGTTGGTGGTAAAGAGCTTATTGAGGAGATTGCTA GTGGTAAAAATAAGCTCAAAGTTGACAAATGCTTCTCGTCTCCTGGAATGGCACCTCATCTTGGAAag ATAGCACAATACCTTAGAAAGCGCAGACTGATGCCAGATAAGAAG CTAGGTACTCTCACCAGTGATATTGCAGGGCAGTTGAAAGAGTTAAGACAGGGTCGTGTGGAGTTTAAAATGGAAAGTAAATCAATTTTGCATGTGGGACTTGGAAAG GTAAGCTACAAAGAAGACGCTCTACGGGAGAATATTAGTGCATTTATGAACGCTGTATTACTTGCGAAGCCTGCTGGCTTAAAGAAGA CTTCCAAATATGCTGGGTATGTGCTGTCTGTCCATATATGCAGCACG ATGGGCCCAGGATTTCCTGTATCAATACAATCATTATCCAAAGCTGCAGATAACTACAAGAAAACGCATGTGGTATGA
- the LOC111240745 gene encoding uncharacterized protein LOC111240745 — protein MLPPKLQDPGSFTITCTIGELEVGKALIDLGANINLMALSMFKRIRGLELKPTRMTLQLVDKSLKYPYGVAEDVIVKVDKFLFLVDFVIMEMEENGDAPLILGRPFMKTTSIVIDVENGKLKVRVQDEEVNFDVFQAMSHRKDDKSCFQVDIVEELCMMQGARMRDASLLERTLINDYEDLHEEEDKVIEECVWNLEAIKEILAEKASFENIEPREKVKESKIELKELPPHLKYVILEENGGKPVIISTSLSPKEEEKLVEVLKANKGVTGWSISDLKGISPTYCMHRILMEDNYRPVAQPQRRFNHVMKEVVMK, from the coding sequence ATGTTACCTCCTAAGTTACAAGATCCAGGGAGTTTCACCATTACATGCactattggagagttagaagttGGAAAAGCTTTGATTGACTTGGGAGCCAATATTAATCTAATGGCTCTTTCTATGTTTAAAAGAATTAGAGGATTAGAACTTaagccaacaaggatgactcttcaattggTAGATAAATCTCTTAAATATCCATACGGAGTGGCTGAAGATGTAATAGTAAAGGTGGATAAATTTTTGTTCctagtggattttgttataATGGAAATGGAGGAgaatggagatgcacctttgattcttggaagaccttttatgaagacAACCAGTATCGTGATTGATGTAGAAAATGGAAAACTTAAAGTCAGAgtacaagatgaagaggtgaattTTGACGTTTTTCAAGCAATGTCACATCGTAAAGATGATAAATCATGTTTTCAAGTAGACATTGTAGAAGAACTCTGTATGATGCAAGGGGCTCGAATGCGTGATGCGTCTTTACTGGAAAGAACTCTTATTAATGACTACGAAGACTTGCATGAAGAAGAGGATAAAGTGATTGAAGAATGTGTTTGGAATTTAGAggcaataaaagaaattctagCAGAAAAGGCTAGCTTTGAAAATATTGAGCCCagagaaaaagttaaagaaagcaAGATTGAGTTGAAAGAGTTGCCACCTCATTTAAAATATGTGattttggaagaaaatggaggaaAACCAGTTATTATTAGTACTTCATTGTCTccaaaagaggaagagaagctGGTGGAAGTTTTGAAAGCAAATAAAGGTGTTACAGGGTggtcaatttcagatttgaagGGTATAAGTCCTACATATTGTATGCACAGAATTCTTATGGAGGACAATTACAGGCCAGTAGCTCAGCCACAAAGGAGATTCAATCATGTTATGAAAGAGGTTGTGATGAAGTAA
- the LOC111240747 gene encoding uncharacterized protein LOC111240747: MCSNKFGFELGEMPFYGDRRNCFGTQDFSQGIEVDRAKVEVIEKLPPPANVKGIQGFLGHAGFYRRFIKDFSKISKPLSNLLFKDTPFVMSKECIQAFNVLKKSLISALVVVAPH, translated from the coding sequence atgtgttcaaacaaatttGGTTTTGAATTGGGAGAAATGCCATTTTATGGTGACAGAAGGAATTGTTTTGGGACACAAGATTTCAGCCAGGGGATTGAAGTGGACAGAGCAAAAGTGGAGGTTattgaaaaacttccaccaccTGCAAATGTAAAAGGAATTCAGGGTTTCTTAGGCCATGCTGGGTTTTACAGGAGATTTATTAAAGACTTTTCAAAGATTTCTAAGCCATTGAGTAATCTGCTTTTCAAGGACacaccatttgtgatgagtaaGGAATGCATACAAGCTTTTAATGTTCTGAAGAAAAGCTTGATTTCTGCCCTAGTAGTTGTAGCCCCACATTAG